In the genome of Dyadobacter fermentans DSM 18053, the window AGATGAGGTCCGACTTAATGGAAAAAAGATCCGTTCTTTTTAATCAGGATGGAAAAGAATCGAAGCTCAGCGACGCGGAACTTGACAAGCAGTTAGCAGATTTTGAGCAGCAGATCAAAGCACAGGAACAGGTTATTTCCGACCTCAATAACCAGATTTCCAATACGACCAAGGAAGCATTCAAGGCCGACGTCCCCGAGCAAAAAATACAGAGGGAGATCGAGGAGGTGAATTTCAAGATCAGCGAACTTGGTAAGAATATAGGGTTGGAAACATTTAATTACCGGAAAATGCAGGGTATCGAAGAGCCTCCGCGCGCGCCACGCGTGGTCCGCGGATCGCGTTTACAGCGCGCAGGCACGCCACCCCCTCCCCCACCCGCTCCGGCGGCGGCACCGGCAAAAGTGGTCCCGGCAGTCCCGGCGAAACCCGCACCGGCACCCAAGCCTCCGCTTCCGCCCAAGAAAGATTAAGCAAAAAGGGCAGCGAACGACTCGCTGCCCTTTGCATTTAAATACACAAAATCGTCACTCAACCTCAATCACCACATCATCGCTCATCGGATGTGTAACGCAGGTGAGGATAAATCCTTCATTCACTTCCGCCTCCGAAAGTGCATCCTCCTCATCCATTTGCACTTTTCCGGATGTGCACCGGCCCATACAAGCCGTACACATACCCGCCTGGCACGAATACGGCAGGTCAATGTCCATATTTAATGCGGCTTCGAGCACTGTTTCGTGCGGCTTTACGGGTAGTTTATACTCCGTACCCTCGTAAAACAGCGTGATTTCGCGTGTTTTGGGCGAATCATCATCCTCTGCTTCGGGCTCCACGGTCACTTCGCCGGGCTTGGCGGAAGTTGCGGTAATGAAGCTCTCCTTCCGGATTTTGCTCTCTGGAACGGCGAGAATGGAAAGCGCGCGATGCGATTCTTCCATCATATCCTCGGGGCCGCAGAGGAAATATTCTGCTTCTTTGATGTTCAGCGTAGGGAGCTTTTCGATGATTTTAAGGACGTGGCTCTTGTTCAACCGGCCAGTTTCGCCTTCCCAGCCTTCACCGGGCTGGCTTAATGTGTGCACAACCGTGATCCGCCTGCCATACTTATTTTCCAGCGCCGCGATTTTGTCTTTAAAAATAATACTGTCTTCCCGTCGGCTTCCGTAAATCAGGAAAATTTCACTTTCCGGCTCCACCATCAAAACCGATTTCAGAATTGAAAACAATGGTGTAATGCCGCTTCCTGCACCGATAAACACCACCTGGCGCGTCTGGTCGTCGGCCTGTTTGGGGAAAAAATGGCCCATCGGCTCCAATGTTTCGAGCACGTCGCCTTCTTTCAGCGTATCGAGCAGAAGATTGGACGCATAGCCGCCCGGCACGCGCTTAATGGTAATAGCCAGCGAAACATCGGTATAAGGCGAGCTCGACATCGAATACGACCGCCGGATTTTTTTATCTTCGAAAGGCAGCAGCAATGTCAGGAACTGCCCCGGACGATACTGAACCACTTCGTTGATCGGGTGCCAGAAATGGATGGTCGCAGCCTCCTCCGTTTCTTTTTCTATCTCCTTTATTTTTAAAAAATAATATTTGCTCATTGTTGGCGGTCGGCCTTCGGCGTCAGCTTTTGGCTCGTTTACTTTAAATTTAATGGTGTGCGCTTCTTATTATCGACAACACAAAAGCCTCACAGGTAACACCCATGAGGCTTTTATGATTTCATTTTGATATTATTTCAAAGTCGCAACCGCTTCTTTGATACGCTTTACCGCTTCTTCCAAAGCTTCGTCGGCAGCGGCGGTTGAGATACGGATGCAGTTTGGCGCACCGAAACCTGAACCTGCTACGGTCGAAACGTAGGATTTGTTCAAAAGCCAGTTGGAAAAATCGTCGGAATCTTTGATAACAGTCTCGCCATCAGACTTTCCGAAGTAGTAGCTTACATCCGGGAATGCGTAAAATGCGCCTTGGGGTACATTCACTTTGAAGCCCTCGATGTCTTTCAGCAAACCTACCACGAGGTCACGACGGCGGTGGTATGCCTTCGCCATTTCGATAGAAGGCTCCTTCGGACCGTTGAATGCAGCCGTAGCCGCTTTTTGCGCGATAGAGTTGGTTCCCGAAGTAACCTGGCCTTGCAATTTCTCAACACCATCCGCGATCCATTTCGCGGCAGCGATGAACCCGATCCGCCAGCCTGTCATCGCATAACCTTTCGCCACACCGTTCACAGTGATCACGCGGTCTTTCAATGCAGGAATAGAACCGATGCTGAAATGGCCTTCCTCGGTAAAGTTGATATATTCGTAGATTTCGTCTGCCAGCACGTACACGCCTTCGTGTTTTTCGAGCACCGCAGCGATCTCTCTCAATTCTTTTTCTGAATAAACAGCGCCAGTCGGGTTGTTGGGCGAAGCGTACATTACCACTTTAGTACGTGGGGTAATGGCAGCTTCGAGCTGTGCCGCAGTTACTTTGAAATCATTTTCAAAAGCACCGTCGATGATCACCGATTTTCCTTCGGCCAGTTTCACCATTTCGGAGTAGCTCACCCAGTAAGGCGCGAAAATCACCACTTCGTCGCCGGGATTTACCAGAACCTGGATCACGTTCGCGAGTGAATGCTTGGCACCGGTTGAAACCACGATATTTTCGGGTTTCCAATCTATATTATTGTCGCGCTTTAACTTATCGGCAATGGCCTTTCGCAGATCAGGGTAACCTGCTACGGGTGAATAACCGTGAAAACCATCATCGATGGCTTTTTTAGCGGCCTCGCAAATGTGTGCGGGCGTCTTGAAGTCTGGCTCTCCAACGCTCAGACTGATCACTTTATGGCCTTGGGCGGCCAGTTCACGGGCCATTTTGGTCATCGCCAGCGTCGAAGATTCTTCGAGGGCGTTGATGCGGTCGGCCAACCGGGTTTGCTCTGCTACTGCGGACATTGCAACGTTTTAATTAAGTTAAAGAAGGTACTGCGAACTGTATCAACAAATTGCCCGCAAAGGTACGGGTTTTTTAACAGTTGCATTGTATTATGTCAAGAAAGATTTAATGGCCGCGTATCAATGAGCAGGCGGCAAACCCGAACTGCTTGAAATGGCGGCACATTCAGCGATATTTGTCTTATGGACACACCCATCACAATAGAAGAAATCACCTATCTGGCCAACGTGCCGGAACACCTGCACGCCGCATTCCTGCGGGTGGCAAATGGCCTGCATGAACGTGCGAAATACCCGAAAGAGAAGGTATTTCTGATGCTCGTCAAAATGCTGAACGACCCGAAAAAGTACGCCTATTCCAAAAATAAGCTCACTAATCTGGCCAAAACCGTCTATGACCTCAAAAAAGCCGGCACGGAAATTTCCCTGACCGACGACGGCAAGGAGCTTATCTATAATGAAGAGGCGGTACTCACTTTGGAAGAAAAAGAGCCTGCCCGAAAGAACACATTCAACCTCCGCGAGGACAAGCTGCATTACGCCGTTTTCGGCAAAGAGCAGATTGAGGAAGGTGCATTGGCGCAAATGGAAACCGCCGTTAGTTTACCCATATCGGTCGCTGGCGCATTAATGCCGGATGCCCACCAGGGCTACGGATTACCCATCGGCGGCGTGCTTGCCACGGAACCCGATAAGGTTATCCCCTACGCCGTGGGCGTCGACATTGCTTGCCGCATGTGTATGTCGGTCTTTGACATTCCTACCGATTACCTCAAACGCGAGCCGCATTTCCTGAAAAAGATCCTCACCGAAAACACCAAATTCGGCATGGGCGGCGAAACTGCGCGCAAGTACGACGAAAGTGTGATGGACCAACCCGAATGGCAAGCCACCAAAACGATCCGTTCGTTGAAAGACAAGGCCTACCGGCAGCTCGGCACTTCGGGAACCGGCAACCATTTTGTAGAATGGGGTATTGTAGAAGTATTTGAAAACGACCCGCTTTTGAATTTACCCAAAGGCGAATACCTGTCGCTTCTTTCGCATTCCGGCTCGCGCGGCTTCGGCGGAAGCGTGGCCAATTACTATTCCAAACTGGCTATGCAAAAGACGGTGCTTCCATGGCAAGCCGCGCATTTAGCATGGCTGGACTTAAACACCGAAGAAGGCCAGGAATACTGGATCGCGATGAACCTCGCCGGCGACTATGCCTCGGCCAACCACCACGAAATCCACAACAAAATGGCCAAATCACTGGGTGAGAAGCCATTAAAAATGATAGAAAACCACCACAACTTCGCCTGGAAAGAAACCCTCGCCGACGGCCGCGAAGTAATCGTTCATCGCAAAGGCGCCACGCCCGCCGGCTCCGACGAACTCGGTATTATTCCCGGCTCGATGAGTCAGCCGGGGTACGTCATCCGAGGCAAAGCTAATGCCGCTTCCATCAACTCCGCTTCCCACGGCGCCGGCCGCGTCATGTCGCGTACGAAGGCGCTTTCCACCACCACCCGGAGCCAGATGAATAAGATTTTGCAGGACAATGGCATTCAACTCATTGGCGGCGACCTCGACGAATCGCCGATGGTTTACAAGAATATTGAGGATGTGATTGCTGCGCAATCCGACCTGGTGCATGTGCTGGCGAAGTTCTCGCCTAAGATTGTGCGGATGGCGGATGCGAATCGGAAGGAGGGGCGGGAAGATTGAACTGACAAATTAATAACCGTTATGCGATTAAAATTAGGAGAGAAACTGATTGTGCATTTCCTGAAATTGAGTGAGTTAGTAGGAATTCAAACCATATTAACAATACACAATCGCGCGGCGAAGCGTCTAAGACGCTAACTTCCAAAACGTTCTGGCTATTGGACACTAAATCCTTCGTCTACTTCATATCCTACTTAATACATTGTTGCGTTTAACCCTCGCGAATGTCGACTCGTCTTCGAACTGCCCTAGATATGTGCCGTTATCGTCAAAATCAATGATCTCTCCGTTTTTAACAATTATGCTAATTAGATTGTCAGAGGCGGAATTAATTTTAATTTCGGCGTATCTTGCCGCCAGATTATCGCTATCGCAATGTATTTGAATCTCCATTTTCACGAGCTCACTTTTTTGATAGGCATCTTCTCGGTTTTCTATACCAAATTCCCTTAAGTGCGCTTGTAAGTGCGTCTCTCCGTTATTAGGGATGCAACCGTAATCTGCTACCTGAAAGGCAAAAAGGCATTCTTCCCAAAGCAGGTCTTTTATTAGGTCGAGCTGGTTAGTTTCAATTTTTAGGACATCCGTCAGCGTTTCGAACATTTTTTCAGAAATTTTGGGACGCTTTATATCGGAGGAGAAGAAAGTAAATAAGACTTCCCTTTCGAATAACTTTACGTATAGTCGACAGGTGCCGATTCCAATGTCATTCCAATTTATCAGGTTTATTAATTCGTTACTCGTCATCATAACATCAATTTAAATTACATTCACGCAAAACAGCAGGTTTCTCCCGTAATACTCAAATGTGTTTTTTTAACGGCATTGAATTGTTATCAAAGGGAAACGCGCCTGTGCTGTCGCTCGCTATGAAATCATGCAAACTGAGAGTTGTAACCCAGATTTTTCCACGCAACGACAACCAAATTTCATACCGCTTCGCCTTTACTTGGCCTTGACAGCTTTACAGCTTATTTTTTCTAGTTCGTTGTGTGGTTGCAATTAGGAGGGAAAATAAATATGCATCTTCCTGAAATTCAGTAGATTAATATATCTTTAAATCATATAACAATACACAATCGCGCGACGAATCGTCTAAGAACTAATTTCAAAAAATTTCTGGCTATTGCAGATCAGTTTTTCGAGACGATACGCATAGACTTAGCAAGTCATATTTGCTCGGAGCTTTGCTAGATTTAAAAGATTTGAACGTGGTTTGGGAATTCGTTTCTGATTAGAACCCATACTTTGAAAACGATTATACTGGAGCCGCTTCCCGAATCGTTGCACATTTACATTACGATTGTGACGAAGCAGTTGGCCTTGATATGATTTTCAAAAGCGGGTGGAGCAGGCCATCAATCATAAAAGAGGAATAAGGCCCGCGGACGGCTTGACATTGTCGTACTAATTGTGAATTGCCATAATCCAAACTTTAAATAATCAAGATGCCAACCATTCTACTTCAAACGCCAATAGAGGCTTCACCGGAAATATGTTACAAACTTTCCCTCAATGTTGACCTGCACAAGATCTCAGCAAGTAGAACCGGTGAACACATTGTTGCCGGCGTTGCCAGCGGTATCATGAAATTAGGCGATTCAGTTACATGGAGAGCCAAGCACTTTGGAATATGGCAGACGCTGACAACAAAAATAACATTTGCCGAACCCTATGTCCAGTTTGTGGATGAAATGACTCAAGGAGCTTTTAAGTCAATGAAACATGAGCATTTCTTTGAACCAACGGGCACCGGCACCGTCATGAAGGATGTCTTCCGGTTCCAATCTCCATTTGGCCTCGCCGGGAGATTTTTTAATCACCTCATTTTGGAAAATTATATGAGAGAATTTCTCATCGAGAGAAATCGGCAGATAAAAGAAATAGCAGAATCAAATTTGCGAAATCGCTTTCTATGATGAAATTGGTTAAAAAACCTAAAAATAGAAAATTAGGCACATCGTTGCCTGAGACATTTGCGGATAATCTCAGAGAGGTAATTTCCTGCCACCCATTCGCGGAGAATGAGGCTGATGGCGATTCAAGATTGAAGACCGCTCAACAGTACCTAAGAAGATCAAAGCCGACAAATTTCGATATAGATCCGCTGGACCCACATTGCCAATAACCTTAGTCAATTTCCAGTTGCGTCTTCACTTCTTCCAGACTATGCCAGGTTTTGGCTTCCGCTTTCACATTCAGAGCTGATAAAAAGTCCGAAAGGTCTTCAAAGCTGTCAAACTCGGAGAGCACCATCTGCAAGGCGTCGTATACTTCAATAGGCAAAACCGCGAATTTGGGTTTGCCGTCCTCTTCTATTATTTGTGCGTGCAGGTTCATTCCTCAATTTAAAACACCTCCCCCAAATTCACAAACAACCCCCGAGACCCGTCCATCCCAAACCCATAATCAATCGCGATATTAGCGCCGGACGTCTTATTTACCTTGATACGAATTCCCAATCCTCCTGCGGGAGCAATGCGCCGGAAGCTTTTGGAAGGCCAATCGGATACACTTTGCGCATTGGCAAAGAGTACGCCTCCGAAAAGACCGTTTTTAGTCAATGCGAAGCGATATTCCGTTTCAAAATAGAGCAGATTAGGACTGCGGAAACGGCCCTGAATGTAACCTCGACCAATACTGGTTGTCGGGTCCCAGCCCGTGGCGGGAAGGTCGAGGTAGGGTGGCTTGCCGATGGTGAGCCAGTTGTAGTTCCAGAATGCGAGGGTGTTCTGGCTTCCCTGAGGCAGGTTGAAATAGCGGCGTACGTCGATCACGACAGACTGCCAGGCATTGGTACTGCCTAGCCCTTTCATGTTTGGCCGCACCTGAACATTGCTGTAAAAGCCTTTCAAAGGATTGATGGAATTCGTCCGGCTGTCATAGGCGAGCGTAAAAAGCGGCCCGACTGACGACGACTTTGTCCCCAACCCATAATCTCTCACATCCTGGTTCAGTTTCTCTTCCTTGTCCGTTTGCATGATCTGCCACCTTTTGTCATAGGCAAACCCCAATCCCACGAAAAACGACTTGCCAATCCGCTTTAAAACCGTTTGATGCAATCGCAAATGCTTGTATTTCAAATTAGTAGCATCCCTGATTTTGGAATCCATACCCAGGCCGTAAGTATCCTGCGGATATTTGAAAAACCGCCAGTCGACGATGAAATTGTAGTTGTTATGGCGCGTCCAGATGTTGGCCTGGACGGGGATCGTCATTTGCTTGTATTCCGTATAAATGAAATTAGTGGTAATGCTGGAAATATTAGTTGTTTTCGGGCTGCTGGTGTAGAATGCGATGTTTGCATTGAGTGAACCTGTAAGGCCGGAAGATAACGTATAGCCGCCGGCAGGTACCAGCGAGAAAATCGGCTTGCCGGATTTGATCTTCGGAACACGCACAGAATCCGATTTGTCCTTCGATTTCCACTTCCTGAGCACGTCGATCAGGTCTTTTTGCATTACTTTTTGCGCAGAATCGGCCGTGGCGACGGTGTCCTGCACGGCCGCTTGCGGGAATGCTACATAACTACCGGCTTGCAAACCATTCACGGTCAGCATTGTTAGCACGGTCCCTATGTAGAAAAGTTTCATTAGCAGGTCGGGTTTGTTGAGTACATTCTTAGTAATATATATTAAAATAGTACCCGCCACAAAAAAAGCCACCGGCTTCTTGCGAAACCGATGGCTTTGTACCACTATTTGTGGTTATTATGCCAATGCAGCTTTCAAATTCTCGTCGATCGCTTCTAGGAACTCTTCTGTGTACAGGTAGTGATCACCATGTTTCACATCGTTTCCGTGCAGACCAACAGCCAAATCCTTGGTCATTTTTCCACTTTCCACAGTTTCGATACACACTTTTTCCAAAGCGTTAGCGAAATCGATCAACGGCTGGTTGTTGTCCAGCTTACCACGGAACGCCAGGCCGCGGGTCCATGCGAAGATGGAAGCGATTGGGTTAGTGGAAGTTGGCTTGCCTTTCTGGTGCTCGCGGTAGTGGCGGGTTACTGTTCCGTGTGCTGCCTCAGCTTCCATTACTTTGCCATCCGGCGTAACCAAAGTTGAAGTCATCAAACCCAGTGAACCGAAACCTTGCGCAACGGTATCCGACTGAACGTCACCGTCGTAGTTTTTACAAGCCCATACGAAGTTACCTTCCCATTTCAATGCGGAAGCCACCATGTCGTCGATCAGACGGTGCTCGTAATGTACTTTTCCTTTGTATTCGTTTTCGTACACTTCCTGGAAAATATCCTTGAAGCGGCCGTCGTATTTTTTAAGGATCGTGTTTTTGGTAGAAAGGTACAATGGCCATCCTTTGTCCAAAGCCACATTAAAGCATGAACGCGCGAAGCCGCGGATCGACTCGTCGATGTTGTACATACCCATCGCTACACCTGCACCTTTGAACTGGTACACTTCGTGCTCGATCACTTGTCCGTCTTCGCCTTCGAATTTGATCGTCAGTTTACCTTTTCCAGGTACCACGAAGTCGGTAGCGCGGTATTGGTCACCAAATGCGTGACGTCCTACGATAATTGGCGCTGTCCAGTTGGTAACTAGTCTCGGCACATTTTGCATTACGATCGGCTCACGGAACACAGTACCATCGAGGATGTTACGGATGGTTCCGTTTGGCGATTTCCACATTTGTTTCAGACCGAATTCTTCAACACGGGCTTCGTCAGGTGTGATGGTTGCACATTTGATACCCACGCCGTATTCTCTGATAGCGTTGGCAGCATCGATGGTCACCTGATCATTGGTCTCGTCGCGGTACTCGATACCCAAATCGTAGTATTTGATATCTACATCGATGTAAGGGAGGATCAGTTTTTCCTTGATAAACTTCCAGATGATGCGGGTCATTTCATCGCCATCCAGCTCTACGACGGGATTGTCAACTTTAATTTTGCTCATGTCTTAGATTCTATACAATAGTTAAAGATTTTGAAATCAGACCGTGAAAGTACGAACAATAGAATAAAAAGGCGAAATTTCCCGCGATTACATCCCCAAAAAGACGACACTACCCGATGAAAAAGGCGGCATTGCGCAAGGAGTTTTTACAAAAAAGAAAGGAGGCCGACGGGCAATGGCTGATCGAAAAAAATGCCCTCATTGCGCAGAATCTGGAAAAATACGTTCAGCAAAATCATTTCAAAACACTCCACACCTTCCTGCCGCAACTCGGCTCGCGCGAAATCGACACCTTTTTCATTATTGAGTCGTTCCGCATTGCATTTCCTGCCATGCGCATTGCAGCACCCTACATTGTTCCCGGCACGCGTGAAATGGAGCATTATTTGGTAACGCCTTCCACGCATTTGGTTTTAAATCAATGGAAAATTCCTGAACCTGACCCATTGACTGCTGAAAAAATACGACCCGAAGAAATCGACATTATACTGGTACCGCTTCTCGCGTTCGACCGCAAAGGTTACCGAGTCGGTTATGGCGGCGGCTATTACGACCGCTTTTTGCCTCAAACCCGCCCTGATTGCATCAAAATAGGCCTTTCCCTCTTTGAAGAAGTGGAGGCGATAGAAGATATCGATGGTTACGACATTCCGCTCGACGCGTGCATCACACCAGGAAGATTGTATGATTTCAAAAATCTGAAAGCCTATTAAACAACTCTGAAATGTCGGATTTATCTTCCTTCCTGAATTTTAATGCATTAATGGTTGATTTTCCGGTATCATTCTAAAAAACTGCGTAAATTTGCGGCACTTTTTGCGAGGCGGCGCAAGTCGTTTGCAGGGAGTAAATCATATTCTATCCATTTTTAATCTTAATGCAAGAATGAAAATCGCAGTAGTAGGCGCTACCGGTTTGGTGGGCGGCGAAATCCTCAAAGTGCTCGAAGAGCGTAATTTCCCGGTGACGGAGCTATTGGCCGTCGCATCTGAAAGGTCTGTTGGTAAGGAAGTTACATTCAAGGGTAAACAGATAAAGGTGATCGGCTTCGAGGATGCGATTGCTGCCAAACCGGAGATCGCGATCTTCTCGGCCGGCGGTAGCACTTCATTGGCGCTCGCACCGAAATTCGCGGAAGCAGGCATCACAGTGGTGGATAACTCATCGGCATGGCGTATGGACCCGACCAAAAAACTGGTTGTTCCGGAAATCAATGCAGTAGAGTTGACGAAAGAAGACAAGATCATCGCAAACCCGAACTGCTCGACCATTCAAATGGTGGTGGTTCTGAATCCTTTGCACAAAAAATATAAAATTAAGCGTGTGGTTGTTTCCACTTACCAATCGGTAACAGGAACAGGCAAAGCAGCCGTGGATCAATTGTTCTCCGAGCGCGCTGGCGACCACAGCAAAGACAAAGTGTACCCGCACCAGATCGACCTGAACGTGCTTCCGCACATCGATATGTTCCTCGACAATGGTTATACCAAAGAGGAAATGAAGATGACTAACGAAACGAAGAAGATCATGAGCGACGACAGCATTGCGGTAACCGCAACGACTGTGCGTATCCCAACGATCGGTGGTCACTCTGAGGCAGTTAACATCGAATTTGAAAACGAATTCGATCTGGAAGAAGTTCGTCAGATCCTGAGCGAAACCGAAGGCGTAATCGTACAGGACGACCCGAAAAATGCATTGTACCCAATGCCATTAACGGCGCACGGCAAAGACGAAACTTTCGTAGGCCGCATCCGCCGCGACGAGTCTCAGCCTAAAACGCTGAACTTGTGGATCGTAGCGGATAACCTGCGTAAAGGCGCTGCTACTAATGCCGTTCAAATCGCTGAATTCCTTGCGAAACACGATTTAGTTGGTGTAGCTGCGGAAGCGTAGTTAAGAGTTATATATGAATGAAAAGAGCCGCGATCATGCGGCTCTTTCCATTCATATATTAGTCTATATTATCTGTCAACCTCTCCCATTACAACATCGATCGAGCCGATTACAGCGACTAAATCGGCCAGCAATGCGCCTTTTGAGATTTCACCAATTACCGAAAGGTTATTGAATGAACAAGCCCGCGCCTTGCAGCGAACAGGAATATCAGCGCGGCCGTCGGTGCGGAAATAGAAGCCCAGCTCCCCTTTCGGGCTCTCGCCGCGGACGTAGAAATCCATCGCTTTCGGCCTTATTTTCTTCGGAACCAACGCTTGCGGGTCAAAATCGCGGGTTCTTCTGTGATCTCCCTGCAACTGCACCAGGCTTTGCTCGATGATTTTCACCGATTCCCAGCATTCGACCACGCGCACCCAGGTGCGGTCCCAGCAATCCCCCACTTTGCCCAGTTTTCCTTCGCCGATCGGTATTTCAAAATCCAGCTCGGGGTAAACGGAATAGCCGTCCACTTTTCTTAAATCATATCTCAAACCCGAACCGCGGAGCATTGGACCGGTACAGCCATAGTTAATGGCGACGTCCAAAGGCAGCACGCCTACATTCGCGGTTCTTTGAATAAATATCTTATTATCCACCACAAGCTGCTGCAATTCGATCAGCTTCGGTTTCAGATATTTAATAAACTCCGCACAACGTTCTTCGAAACCGACCGGCAGATCATAGAACAAGCCACCTATCCAGATATAATTGTACAGCATCCGCGCGCCGCACGTCCATTCGAGCAGGCGCAGGATTTGCTCACGGTCGCGCATCATCCACAGGAACGGCGTGTACGCGCCAATGTCCATCGCGTACGTACCGAGCGCGACAAAGTGTGAGGCCAGCCGGTTAAGCTCGGCCACCACCACGCGGATGTACTCCACGCGCTTCGGAATATCGTTTTCAATGCCCAGCATGCGCTCCACGCCCATCACATAAGCATGTTCCGAGTTCATGGCCGCCACGTAATCCATCCGATCCACGTAAGGGATAATCTGGTTGAATGGCAGCGATTCCGCGTGCTTTTCGAAACAGCGGTGCAGGTATCCCAAATGCGGCACGACGTCTATCACCACCTCACCGTCCGTCACCACTTCGAGGCGAAGTACGCCGTGCGTCGACGGGTGCTGCGGGCCCATATTGAGCACCATTTCCTCTGTACGAAGGCTTTCGGAGTTGTATTTGGTGGGTGCCGACGCGATGAAATGCTCGGGCTTGTATTCGTATTGAATGGCGTTGCTCATAACTAAAACCGGACTAGCTTCTGATCGTGTACTTCCACACGCAACGGACCGATCGGCCGGCCTTCATTGTGCAGACGATCCACCGCTGTAACATAATAAACATATCTTTTGCCCGATTCGGCTGTCATGTCCACGAATTTTTCACCCTCGTGGCACATTCCGAGGATGCGGCGCGGGTCGTGGGCGCTCGCCTTTTCCTCCGGCGGGAAGCGGTAAATGACGTAATACCAGGCCTTATCGCCGTCCG includes:
- a CDS encoding aspartate-semialdehyde dehydrogenase, producing MKIAVVGATGLVGGEILKVLEERNFPVTELLAVASERSVGKEVTFKGKQIKVIGFEDAIAAKPEIAIFSAGGSTSLALAPKFAEAGITVVDNSSAWRMDPTKKLVVPEINAVELTKEDKIIANPNCSTIQMVVVLNPLHKKYKIKRVVVSTYQSVTGTGKAAVDQLFSERAGDHSKDKVYPHQIDLNVLPHIDMFLDNGYTKEEMKMTNETKKIMSDDSIAVTATTVRIPTIGGHSEAVNIEFENEFDLEEVRQILSETEGVIVQDDPKNALYPMPLTAHGKDETFVGRIRRDESQPKTLNLWIVADNLRKGAATNAVQIAEFLAKHDLVGVAAEA
- a CDS encoding NADH-quinone oxidoreductase subunit D, which gives rise to MSNAIQYEYKPEHFIASAPTKYNSESLRTEEMVLNMGPQHPSTHGVLRLEVVTDGEVVIDVVPHLGYLHRCFEKHAESLPFNQIIPYVDRMDYVAAMNSEHAYVMGVERMLGIENDIPKRVEYIRVVVAELNRLASHFVALGTYAMDIGAYTPFLWMMRDREQILRLLEWTCGARMLYNYIWIGGLFYDLPVGFEERCAEFIKYLKPKLIELQQLVVDNKIFIQRTANVGVLPLDVAINYGCTGPMLRGSGLRYDLRKVDGYSVYPELDFEIPIGEGKLGKVGDCWDRTWVRVVECWESVKIIEQSLVQLQGDHRRTRDFDPQALVPKKIRPKAMDFYVRGESPKGELGFYFRTDGRADIPVRCKARACSFNNLSVIGEISKGALLADLVAVIGSIDVVMGEVDR